Proteins from a genomic interval of Sphingopyxis sp. QXT-31:
- a CDS encoding acetyl-CoA acetyltransferase, with amino-acid sequence MAKGIRDKVAILGMGCAKFGERWDKDEDQLMLEAYEEAMADAGIEASQIDAAWLGAAFDAQNIGPSGIPLAVALRLPDIGVTKVENYCASGTESFRGAVYAVASGACDIALAMGAEKLKDTGYGGLPVRTRGTTHDMVGITGSAPGNFAQLASAYRGVHGVGKDDLKRAMAHVSVKSHANGAKNPKAHLQKAVTMDQVLNAPMIAEPLGLFDCCGVSDGAACAIVTTPEIARALGKTDIVTVKALQLATSNGWEMQAQGWNGSYFHTTRVAATKAYDEAGITDPRAQLSLIEVHDCFSVTELVTMEDLHISKEGEGWRDVLDGFYDSDGAIPCQIDGGLKCFGHPIGASGLRMIYENYLQILGRAGERQRQDNPVFALSHNLGGMPNQNVSSIAIIGRADA; translated from the coding sequence ATGGCCAAGGGTATCCGCGACAAGGTCGCCATTTTGGGCATGGGCTGCGCCAAGTTCGGCGAACGCTGGGACAAGGACGAGGACCAGCTGATGCTCGAGGCCTATGAGGAGGCGATGGCCGACGCCGGGATCGAGGCGAGCCAGATCGACGCCGCCTGGCTCGGCGCCGCGTTCGACGCGCAGAATATCGGGCCGAGCGGCATCCCGCTCGCGGTCGCGCTGCGGCTGCCCGACATCGGCGTCACCAAGGTCGAAAATTATTGCGCCAGCGGCACCGAAAGCTTTCGCGGCGCGGTCTATGCCGTCGCCTCGGGCGCCTGCGACATCGCGCTCGCGATGGGGGCGGAGAAGCTCAAGGACACCGGCTATGGCGGCCTGCCCGTCCGCACGCGCGGCACGACGCACGACATGGTCGGGATCACCGGGTCGGCGCCGGGCAATTTCGCCCAGCTCGCCAGCGCCTATCGTGGCGTGCACGGCGTCGGAAAGGACGACCTGAAACGCGCGATGGCGCATGTCTCGGTCAAGAGCCACGCCAATGGCGCGAAGAACCCCAAGGCGCATCTGCAGAAAGCGGTGACGATGGATCAGGTGCTGAACGCGCCGATGATCGCCGAGCCGCTCGGGCTGTTCGATTGCTGCGGGGTCAGCGACGGCGCCGCCTGCGCGATCGTCACCACGCCCGAAATCGCCCGCGCATTGGGCAAGACCGACATCGTGACGGTCAAAGCGCTGCAACTCGCGACCTCGAACGGCTGGGAAATGCAAGCGCAGGGGTGGAATGGCAGCTATTTCCACACAACGCGTGTCGCCGCGACCAAGGCCTATGACGAAGCGGGGATTACCGATCCGCGCGCGCAACTGAGCCTGATCGAGGTGCATGATTGCTTCTCGGTCACCGAACTGGTGACGATGGAGGATCTCCATATCTCGAAGGAAGGCGAGGGCTGGCGCGACGTGCTCGACGGCTTCTACGATAGCGACGGGGCGATCCCGTGCCAGATCGACGGCGGGCTCAAATGTTTCGGCCACCCGATCGGCGCGTCGGGGCTGCGCATGATTTACGAAAATTATCTCCAGATTTTGGGCCGTGCGGGCGAGCGCCAGCGGCAGGACAATCCGGTGTTCGCGCTCAGCCACAATCTGGGCGGCATGCCGAACCAGAATGTCTCGTCGATCGCGATCATCGGCCGCGCGGATGCCTGA